One Ostrea edulis chromosome 2, xbOstEdul1.1, whole genome shotgun sequence genomic region harbors:
- the LOC125680685 gene encoding uncharacterized protein LOC125680685: MEFFQKALLMFLISDVEGVVIQTMDLTIGVNPLDIRCSAANSGVLLYVNYFTLERNGTPDAKVTYNRTSQHTDRIVMDVTDNRFRYNLTGNVHDPNPVNKFLRVVVPMNLTACRDEANYTCVLNGQNQDYSTYVEQVSKYVAVRTIPAAIDEIFTPPTSDNMLDSSGGGSFLIDSTYRFTCTGIVGKPPVSLRWCYKLNGDVAFNPLISYTADISESEPEIYQDCNNKRQSFLNYTMTTQDAETVLLCEPYSGMYYCGNGAINKTFVVRAYSRTSGMLNSAAHRRLSIITITACFMVLICVINIS, translated from the exons ATGGAATTCTTTCAGAAAGCCCTGCTGATGTTTCTGATTTCTG ATGTTGAAGGTGTTGTTATCCAGACAATGGATTTAACAATCGGAGTGAACCCACTGGATATCCGATGTAGTGCAGCCAACAGCGGGGTGTTATTGTACGTAAACTACTTTACCCTAGAACGGAATGGAACACCTGATGCCAAAGTCACGTACAACCGAACTTCTCAGCACACAGATCGTATTGTGATGGACGTTACTGATAATAGATTTAG ATATAACTTGACCGGAAACGTCCATGACCCGAACCCTGTTAATAAGTTCTTAAGGGTAGTTGTACCTATGAACCTAACAGCATGTAGAGATGAAGCCAATTATACGTGTGTTTTGAATGGACAGAACCAGGATTATTCTACCTACGTAGAACAAGTTTCCAAATACGTAGCCGTGAGGA CTATTCCAGCTGCTATTGATGAGATTTTTACACCGCCAACTAGCGACAACATGTTGGACTCATCCGGTGGTGGCAGTTTCCTGATAGATTCAACCTATCGGTTCACGTGTACCGGCATTGTCGGCAAACCACCCGTGAGCCTGCGCTGGTGTTACAAACTGAACGGGGATGTCGCCTTTAACCCTTTGATTTCGTATACAGCTGATATATCAGAATCAGAACCAGAAATTTATCAAGACTGTAACAACAAGAGACAGTCGTTCCTCAATTACACCATGACAACACAAGACGCGGAAACAGTTCTCTTATGTGAACCGTACAGTGGCATGTACTATTGTGGCAATGGCGCCATTAACAAAACATTTGTAGTCCGTGCTTATTCCCGTACCAGTGGTATGTTGAATAGTGCTGCCCACCGTCGATTGTCAATTATTACTATAACTGCGTGTTTTATGGTGCTTATTTGTGTCATAAATATTTCATGA